The proteins below come from a single Miscanthus floridulus cultivar M001 chromosome 1, ASM1932011v1, whole genome shotgun sequence genomic window:
- the LOC136513210 gene encoding uncharacterized protein gives MLAQSPYRGGVRGRNCLGRIILRARSAKLMPKRLHILPAGGERSSSDLGCKGGGGIVELARKAAASVRTEWAVRVAATRPVRNYRGMQQRKNSLKRWRSSGSSLLTRISIFNSAFKPSSSVPNKHASRVHGTPQTRNFMFTSSSYILVAGKPSEQPSSLFTSFPAGTLND, from the exons ATGCTTGCTCAATCGCCTTATAGAGGAGGCGTTAGAGGCCGCAATTGCCTGGGAAGGATTATCCTTCGAGCTAGGAGTGCAAAGTTGATGCCAAAG CGGCTGCACATCCTTCCTGCAGGGGGCGAGCGATCAAGTTCAGATCTAGGATGcaaaggcggcggcggcatcgTCGAGCTCGCGAGGAAGGCAGCGGCCTCGGTGAGGACCGAGTGGGCGGTGCGGGTGGCGGCCACGCGGCCGGTGCGGAACTACCGCGGCATGCAGCAGCGCAAGAACAG CTTGAAGAGGTGGAGGAGCTCTGGCTCAAGTTTACTCACACGAATCTCAATATTCAACAGTGCATTCAAACCATCTTCTAGTGTGCCCAACAAACATGCATCCAGGGTGCATGGTACTCCACAGACAAGAAATTTCATGTTCACATCTTCATCATATATTCTTGTAGCTGGAAAACCTTCAGAACAGCCTTCTTCCTTGTTCACTTCATTCCCAGCAG GAACTCTGAATGACTGA
- the LOC136482997 gene encoding uncharacterized protein, producing MGEFDDYWARAYRGDSGVPHSDPQRLVSTWTGAFAVGAAACVHHHASALASHLKSLPTSWQDMTLVLDQKRWKKILEKKQQKA from the exons ATGGGTGAGTTCGACGACTACTGGGCGCGGGCGTACAGAGGCGACTCCGGGGTCCCGCACTCCGACCCGCAGCGCCTCGTTTCCACCTGGACGGGCGCCTTCGCCGTCGGCGCCGCGGCCTGCGTCCATCACCACGCCTCCGCGCTCGCCTCTCACCTCAAGTCCCTACCCACCAG CTGGCAAGACATGACATTGGTGCTTGATCAAAAGCGCTGGAAGAAAATTCTTGAGAAGAAGCAACAGAAAGCTTAA